Proteins co-encoded in one Hyla sarda isolate aHylSar1 chromosome 4, aHylSar1.hap1, whole genome shotgun sequence genomic window:
- the LOC130367143 gene encoding olfactory receptor 11L1-like, with product MQEKNLTSVSEFIILGFQVSQELRLFLFCLFLVIYCGTICGNLLIITLVSTSKNLHTPMYFFISQLSISDILVITNIVPNMLHILQHNWGTITFIGCMTQLYFLCAPEVFECFLLAVMSYDRYVAICNPLRYSSIMTDGHCVILSMICWFLGFSLIWIFITTMAKLFFCGQNIIDHLFCDIVPLLDLTCSDTFIVHLELYILSIPYVFIPTIVIVMSYTYIVSAVLKIPSNTGRQKAFSTCSSHLIVVSIFYWTMFSVYIVPTKGLTPTMSKVLSLLYTVFTPLVNPIIYSLRNKDIRKAVQERLHKRGIWYIKGQRVFTGVAC from the coding sequence ATGCAGGAGAAGAATCTGACCTCTGTCTCTGAGTTCATTATCTTAGGATTTCAAGTTAGCCAAGAATTAAGACTTTTCCTATTTTGTCTTTTCCTGGTGATATATTGTGGGACAATATGTGGGAATCTCCTGATCATCACCCTGGTGTCCACCAGCAAGAACCTCCACACCCCGATGTACTTCTTCATCTCACAACTATCCATCAGTGACATCTTGGTGATCACAAATATTGTCCCTAACATGCTTCATATTCTCCAACATAATTGGGGGACAATTACTTTTATTGGCTGTATGACTCAATTGTATTTCTTATGTGCCCCAGAAGTATTTGAGTGTTTTCTCCTCGCTGTGATGTCTTATGACAGATATGTGGCCATCTGTAATCCTCTCCGTTACTCCTCTATCATGACCGATGGGCATTGTGTGATATTGTCTATGATCTGTTGGTTTCTTGGATTTTCTCTCATTTGGATTTTCATCACAACAAtggcaaaactatttttttgtggACAAAATATCATTGACCATTTGTTCTGTGACATTGTCCCTTTACTAGATCTCACCTGTTCTGATACATTTATTGTCCACTTGGAGCTGTATATACTAAGTATTCCGTATGTCTTCATACCCACAATAGTCATTGTAATGTCTTACACTTACATTGTGTCAGCAGTCCTAAAGATCCCATCCAATACTGGTAGACAgaaagccttctccacctgtagctccCACCTCATTGTGGTCTCCATATTCTACTGGACTATGTTCAGTGTTTATATTGTCCCAACGAAAGGCCTAACACCCACCATGAGTAAAGTCCtctccctgctatatactgtgttTACTCCATTGGtcaaccccattatatacagtctgaGGAATAAAGACATTAGGAAAGCTGTACAGGAAAGACTTCATAAGAGGGGGATCTGGTACATAAAAGGTCAGAGGGTCTTCACAGGTGTTGCATGTTGA